In Streptomyces nodosus, one DNA window encodes the following:
- a CDS encoding IclR family transcriptional regulator domain-containing protein, producing the protein MAGRGSSPDFVEALARGLDVLTCFDARRPRMSLTDIATAAGLARPTARRLLLTLEELGYVRGADGDFALTPKVMRLGIAYASSLGLWDVARPHLADLVAATHESSSMAQLDGSDIVYVARVAVPKIIALRVDIGTRFPALRTSQGKVLLAALEPGRLEEVLAEPSRSGLPPFVPNDPDDVAKELMTVRARGWALADEELAPGVRSVAVPVRDGNGTVQAAMNVTVHAAETSMETLLDRHLPRLLRAASDISGDWALWQQRPHAEHGPDGELRPAAGGR; encoded by the coding sequence ATGGCAGGACGGGGCAGCAGCCCGGACTTCGTCGAAGCTCTGGCCAGGGGGCTGGACGTGCTGACCTGCTTCGACGCACGCCGCCCGCGGATGAGCCTGACCGACATCGCCACGGCGGCCGGCCTGGCCCGCCCCACCGCCCGGCGACTGCTGCTCACCCTGGAAGAGCTCGGCTATGTGCGCGGTGCGGACGGTGACTTCGCGCTCACCCCCAAGGTGATGCGTCTGGGTATCGCCTACGCCTCCTCACTGGGCCTGTGGGATGTCGCGCGCCCCCATCTGGCCGACCTGGTCGCCGCCACCCATGAGTCGTCCTCCATGGCTCAACTCGACGGTTCCGACATCGTGTATGTGGCCCGCGTCGCCGTTCCCAAGATCATCGCTCTGCGGGTCGACATCGGTACCCGCTTCCCGGCACTGCGTACCTCTCAGGGCAAGGTGCTGCTCGCGGCCCTGGAACCCGGACGGCTGGAGGAGGTTCTCGCCGAACCCAGCCGCTCCGGTCTTCCCCCGTTCGTCCCGAACGATCCCGACGATGTGGCCAAGGAACTGATGACCGTGCGCGCTCGCGGCTGGGCCCTGGCCGACGAGGAACTCGCCCCCGGCGTACGCTCCGTGGCCGTCCCCGTGCGCGACGGCAACGGCACGGTGCAGGCGGCGATGAACGTCACGGTCCACGCGGCCGAGACCAGCATGGAGACGCTGCTCGACCGGCATCTGCCGAGACTGCTGCGTGCCGCAAGCGACATCAGCGGCGACTGGGCCCTGTGGCAGCAGCGTCCTCATGCCGAACACGGACCCGACGGCGAGCTTCGGCCGGCAGCCGGGGGGCGGTGA
- a CDS encoding peptidoglycan D,D-transpeptidase FtsI family protein → MNRPLRAIAVFCGLLMLALLIRANWLQYGVADELASDANNRRVQIERFASPRGDIIVGGQAVTGSEAVAGRELKYKRSYVNGPMYAPVTGFASQAQGMSLLEKTYDGILSGQDDRLAFQHFLNVVTGKDRGTGAVVTTIDPRAQKAAYEGLTGLKGARGAVVALDPKTGKVLALASAPSYDPSVFAGNTFKESDKFLALDKDKRKPLANRPLRETYPPGSTFKILTAAAALEHGVVTDIDAPSGAVSPYPLPQSTNRIGSEAGDAVCGNASMKTAMQYSCNNVFLDAAAKLGQDRMRETAEKFGFNEDVYSPDFGDLLATKSIYPQDLDKPGTALTGMGQGSLTSTPMQMAVVTAALANDGTLMQPYIVDEIRAPDLSTLEKTKPAVMSQAVSADTARKVQQMMEHTAKEGSAQRALIDGIIVGGKTGTAQRGVNVADEVPYGWFVSYGKKPDGASVAVAVFIDPTDMDISRQDISGGRLGAPIARSVMKAVLQ, encoded by the coding sequence ATGAATCGGCCTTTGCGGGCGATCGCAGTCTTCTGCGGCTTGCTGATGCTGGCCTTGCTGATACGGGCGAACTGGCTGCAGTACGGGGTCGCCGACGAGTTGGCGTCGGACGCCAATAATCGCCGTGTGCAGATCGAACGGTTCGCCTCCCCGCGGGGTGACATCATCGTCGGTGGCCAGGCGGTGACCGGGTCCGAGGCGGTAGCGGGCCGGGAGTTGAAGTACAAGCGCAGCTATGTCAACGGTCCGATGTACGCGCCGGTGACCGGCTTCGCGTCGCAGGCACAGGGCATGTCGTTGCTGGAGAAGACGTATGACGGCATCCTGTCAGGACAGGACGACCGGCTGGCGTTCCAGCACTTCTTGAACGTGGTGACGGGCAAGGACCGTGGCACAGGGGCCGTGGTGACCACGATCGACCCGCGGGCGCAGAAGGCGGCCTATGAGGGGCTGACCGGTCTGAAGGGCGCGCGGGGGGCTGTGGTCGCTCTGGATCCGAAGACCGGGAAGGTGCTGGCCCTGGCGTCCGCGCCGTCCTACGATCCGTCGGTGTTCGCGGGCAACACCTTCAAGGAGTCCGACAAGTTCCTGGCCCTGGACAAGGACAAGCGCAAGCCGCTGGCGAACCGGCCGCTGCGCGAGACCTATCCGCCCGGATCCACGTTCAAGATCCTCACGGCTGCCGCGGCTCTGGAGCACGGCGTGGTCACGGACATCGACGCCCCGAGCGGGGCGGTGTCCCCCTACCCGCTGCCCCAGTCGACGAACCGGATCGGCAGCGAGGCCGGCGACGCGGTCTGCGGCAACGCTTCCATGAAGACCGCGATGCAGTACTCCTGCAACAACGTCTTCCTCGACGCCGCCGCCAAGCTGGGGCAGGACCGGATGCGTGAGACGGCGGAGAAGTTCGGGTTCAACGAGGACGTCTACTCGCCGGACTTCGGAGACCTGCTCGCCACCAAGAGCATCTATCCGCAGGACCTGGACAAGCCGGGAACCGCTCTGACCGGCATGGGCCAAGGAAGCCTCACCAGCACCCCCATGCAGATGGCCGTGGTCACCGCGGCGCTGGCCAACGACGGCACACTCATGCAGCCCTACATCGTCGACGAGATCCGCGCACCGGACCTGAGCACCCTGGAGAAGACGAAGCCGGCCGTCATGAGCCAGGCCGTCTCCGCCGACACCGCCCGGAAGGTGCAGCAGATGATGGAACACACCGCCAAGGAAGGCAGCGCCCAGCGCGCGCTGATCGACGGCATCATCGTCGGCGGCAAGACGGGCACCGCACAGCGAGGCGTGAACGTTGCCGATGAAGTGCCTTACGGCTGGTTCGTCTCCTACGGCAAGAAGCCCGACGGCGCCTCGGTTGCCGTCGCCGTGTTCATCGACCCCACCGATATGGACATCTCCCGCCAGGACATCTCCGGCGGCCGTCTCGGTGCTCCCATCGCCCGCAGCGTGATGAAGGCAGTACTGCAGTAG
- a CDS encoding TetR/AcrR family transcriptional regulator, with protein sequence MTTEVKSGPRQRLLDTAAALAYREGVGVGVDALCKAAGVSKRSMYQLFESKDALLAASLESRATRFAALFLPPPDSGRSPRERILDVFRQVEAQAGVQEYRGCPYLAVQVELKDEDHPASRVARRVKEQLIDFFRTEAASGGASDPDLLARQLALVFDGASARAGIKADDLAGLLEPTLAALLDAAGVR encoded by the coding sequence ATGACCACAGAGGTGAAGTCGGGCCCCCGGCAGCGGCTGCTGGATACGGCGGCCGCCCTCGCCTACCGCGAGGGTGTGGGCGTGGGCGTCGACGCGCTCTGCAAGGCGGCCGGCGTCTCCAAGCGGTCCATGTATCAGCTCTTCGAGAGCAAGGACGCACTGCTGGCGGCGAGCCTGGAGAGCCGTGCCACGCGGTTCGCCGCCCTGTTCCTGCCGCCACCGGACAGCGGACGTTCGCCGCGCGAGCGGATCCTTGACGTCTTCCGGCAGGTCGAGGCGCAGGCGGGGGTGCAGGAGTACCGGGGGTGCCCGTATCTCGCCGTCCAGGTCGAGCTCAAGGACGAGGATCACCCTGCGAGCCGCGTGGCGCGCCGGGTGAAGGAGCAGCTGATCGACTTCTTCCGTACGGAGGCGGCGTCCGGAGGAGCGAGCGACCCCGACCTGCTGGCCCGGCAACTCGCCCTGGTCTTCGACGGCGCCAGTGCACGGGCAGGCATCAAGGCCGACGACCTGGCCGGCCTTCTGGAGCCCACGCTGGCCGCCCTGCTCGACGCGGCCGGAGTGCGCTGA
- a CDS encoding SDR family oxidoreductase: protein MTSIKNAVVLVTGGSRGLGKALVEELYERGAAKVYATARDPRTVTHPDAVPLGLEVTSPESVAVAAEQAGDVTVLINNAGVSHGATSFLDAELKDIRGDFETNFYGPLLVTRAFAPIIERNGGGHILNVHSVLSWLGVAGSYSASKAALWSQTNSLRLELRPRGIAVTGLHVGYIDTDMAARVDAPKSRPRDVAVLALDGIETGAHEVLADEITHRVKAGLSGELTALYPQLAG, encoded by the coding sequence ATGACGTCGATCAAGAACGCCGTGGTGCTCGTCACAGGCGGCAGCCGCGGCCTGGGCAAGGCCCTGGTGGAGGAGCTGTACGAGCGAGGCGCCGCCAAGGTGTATGCCACGGCTCGCGACCCGCGCACGGTGACCCACCCTGACGCCGTACCGCTCGGCCTGGAGGTCACCAGCCCCGAGTCGGTGGCCGTCGCGGCCGAACAGGCGGGCGACGTCACGGTCCTGATCAACAACGCGGGCGTCTCGCACGGGGCCACCTCGTTCCTGGACGCCGAACTCAAGGACATACGCGGCGACTTCGAGACCAACTTCTACGGTCCGCTCCTGGTCACCCGTGCCTTCGCCCCGATCATCGAGCGCAACGGCGGCGGGCACATCCTGAACGTCCACTCCGTGCTCTCCTGGCTGGGTGTCGCCGGCTCCTACAGCGCCTCCAAGGCGGCACTCTGGTCGCAGACCAACTCCCTGCGCCTGGAGCTCCGCCCGCGTGGAATCGCGGTCACGGGGCTGCATGTCGGATACATCGACACCGATATGGCCGCGCGCGTGGACGCGCCCAAGTCCCGCCCCCGCGATGTCGCCGTCCTCGCTCTCGACGGGATCGAGACGGGCGCTCACGAGGTGCTGGCCGACGAGATCACACACCGTGTGAAGGCGGGGCTGTCCGGAGAACTGACCGCGCTGTACCCGCAGTTGGCGGGCTAG
- a CDS encoding M15 family metallopeptidase, which yields MSEIVLMSDPKVAAIPVAECGERLVDVRRGGLLSVDARKQDPAGAFMYLRESVLERLLKAQAMLPSHLRLLFVEGYRPPALQREYFEEYAGQLRAIHPDRSAEQIRSAASRYVSPPEIAPHSAGAAVDLTLADVEGRELDMGTRMNADPEESEGACYTDAANISEEARANRRLLGTVLTAAGLVNYPTEWWHWSFGDRYWALITGKAKALYGPMEINSGG from the coding sequence ATGAGTGAGATCGTGTTGATGTCGGACCCGAAGGTCGCTGCCATACCCGTTGCGGAGTGCGGTGAACGTCTCGTGGACGTGCGCCGCGGCGGCTTGTTATCGGTCGATGCGCGCAAGCAGGATCCGGCAGGCGCCTTCATGTACCTGCGGGAAAGCGTGTTGGAGCGGCTGCTCAAGGCCCAGGCGATGCTTCCGTCGCACCTGCGGCTGCTGTTCGTCGAGGGGTACCGGCCTCCCGCCCTCCAGCGGGAGTACTTCGAGGAGTACGCCGGTCAGCTACGCGCCATCCACCCCGATCGGTCCGCCGAGCAGATCCGCTCGGCAGCCAGCCGGTATGTGTCACCGCCCGAGATCGCTCCGCACAGCGCGGGGGCGGCCGTCGATCTCACTCTGGCCGACGTCGAGGGGCGCGAGCTGGACATGGGCACACGGATGAACGCCGACCCGGAGGAGAGCGAGGGCGCCTGCTACACCGATGCCGCCAACATCAGCGAGGAGGCCCGCGCCAACCGGAGGCTGCTGGGCACTGTCCTCACGGCGGCGGGACTGGTGAACTACCCCACGGAGTGGTGGCACTGGTCCTTCGGGGACCGCTACTGGGCCCTGATCACAGGGAAAGCCAAGGCCCTCTACGGCCCAATGGAGATCAACTCCGGCGGCTGA